The window CACGATGCGTCCGACGATCACGCCGTCACCGACGCCGACCCCATTCGGTATGACGCCGTCGCCGAGTCCAACACCGGTTCCAACCGCAACGCCGACGGAAACTCCGTCACCTACACCGACGCCGTCTCCAACTCGCCGCCCACCCCATGGGCTCTTCGGGCGCTAGTTATCCCACTGTTATCCTGAGCGTAGGCGCGAAGCGCCGTAGTCGAAGGACAGCGACAGAGGTGAAGGACGAGGTTGTCGCTGCCCTTCGACTTCGCTCCCTTCGGTCGCTACGCTCAGGGTGACACGGAAGCGCCTACACTCAGGGTGACACGGAAGCGCCTACGCTCGGGATGACAAGGAGCATTAATCGGGTGGGGCAGTTTCCGTTTTTACCCAATCGCGCCAGCCGGTCGGCAATTCGGGGACAAGCATCTCGCTCAGGCGTTCATGATCGAAGAAGTAGATGCGCATCATTTCCCGCAGCGTGAGCTTGTGATCGGGCTTGTAGATGACTTCGACAGCGTCACCGGGGCCGACGTCGCCTTCCTGCACGATGCCGAGATAGGCGCCGGGACGTAACGCGTCTGCAAAGCGCTTGACAAAGCGTTGATCGTTCATGACGAAGCCAAGTTTGTAGCACGGCACGCGCGGCGACGTCACTTGCACGACGGCGTTGCCGATGTGCCAGCGCTCGCCGATCAGCGCGCCGCTGATGTCGACGCCGCTGAGCGTGAGGTTCTCGCCGAATTTTCCGTGCGGTATCGTTCGGCCGAGACGGTCTTGCCACCACAAATAGTCTTCGAGCGCGTACGCGTACGCTGCGCGTTCGGGACCGCCGTGCACGCGACGATCGGCTTGATCGTCGCCCCGCAAATTGACGCCTTCGAGCCGCAGACGCCCGTCGTACGGCGTTTTGAGAATCGCGGTTCGAATCGGTTTCCCGCGATATTCAATCGTCTTAACTTGCCCGATGTTGATCGAGACGACTTGAGGGCTATGCTCGGGAATCACCCAGCGGCTGCAGCTTCTAGCGCTTTGTATGTCTTCGAGGTCAGCTCGTGATCGAGTGCGCCGGCGAGCGTGCGCGACGCCAGCCGCACTTTGTCGAGATCGACGCCCGTTTCGATCCCCATGCCGTGCAGAAGATAGAGCACGTCTTCGGTCGCAACATTACCTGAAGCGCCCGGTGCGTACGGACATCCACCAAGGCCACCGCTCGATGCATCGAACGTGGCGATCTGCATCTCAAGCGCCGCGACGATATTTGCAAGCGCCGTACCGCGCGTGTCGTGGAAGTGCATCGCGAGCCGTTCTACCGGCAGGTGTGTCTGCAGCGCGGCGGACAGCTCGACAACTTGATTCGGTGTTGCTACACCGATCGTGTCGCCGATCGAGATCTCGTCGATTCCCATCTCGGCGAGCGACTCGGCGACGCGCACGACGTTCTCAACCGGCACTTTGCCTTCGTAAGGGCAACCGAAGCACGTCGAGATATAACCGCGCACCCACATCCCGGCTTCACGCGCACGCCGGGTGACGGCGCCGAACACGTCGAGAGATTCCTCGATCGACATGTTGATGTTGCGCTTCGTGAACGTTTCGCTTGCGGCGGTGAAGACCGCAATCGAGCGCACACCGGCATCGATCGCGCGGTTGAGCCCTTTTTCGTTCGGAACGAGCACGAGATACGTGACGCCGTCGCGCTTCTTGATCGTGCGATAGACTTCGTCGGCGTCCGAGAGCTGTGGAATTGCTTTCGGGCTCACGAACGATGTCGCTTCGATGACCGCCAGGCCCGAATCCGTGAGCAGATCGATGTAACGGATCTTGTCGGCCGTCGGAATGTGGGCTTTTTCGTTTTGCAATCCGTCGCGGGGGCCGACTTCAACGACCTTGACCCGCGGAGGAAGGTTAGTAAGACTGAGCGCGCTCATCGGCACCTACAACACCGAACGTCAGGTGATAGTGACGAGGCGTTCGCCGGCGGCGACGAGTGCGCCCGGGGCGACGGCGATCTCACGGACGGTCCCCGCGACCGGCGCCTCAATGCGATGCTCCATCTTCATTGCTTCGAGTACGACCAGCAGCGCGCGTTCCTCGACTTCTTCGCCCTCTTGCACCGCGACCGCGACGATCTTTCCCGGCATCGGCGCGACGACGGTCCCATCGCCGCCGCCGGTTGCGTGAACGTCGACATCCGAGCGGGGCGGTGCAGCCAGCGTGTAGCGTGCACTATTCGTATCGCCGAGCGCGACTTCGCCCGAAATGTCGCCCGAAATCTTCCAGCGATCGCCTTCAATCAAACTGGCGCGCAAACGAACGGTGCGGCCGCCGACGGAAAGATCGAGCGGAATACCCGTCGACCCGACGCGCCAGGATGCGCCGTCGCGAAGCGCCGCCGCTGCCGCGCCTAGAATATCGTCGTCATCGACGTCCTCGGACGCAGCATCGAAGCCTTCGGGCAAACGTTCGTTCAAGAAATTCGTGCTGGTCGCGCCTGCGTTGAACGCTTCGTCGCGCAAGATCCATTGCAGAAGCGGAAGATTCGTGCGAACGCCGCTGATCTCGAGCTCGTCGAGCGCGCACGAAAGCCGGCGAATCGCAGCCTCACGTGAACCACCCCACGCGATGATCTTCGCGAGCATCGGGTCATACCAAACGCCCACCTCGCTTCCCGGTGCGATGCCGGAGTCGACACGAATACCCGGACCTTCGGGAGCGATCCAACGCGTCACCGTTCCGCTCGACGGTAAGAACGTCGAAGGATCCTCGGCGTACAAACGCACCTCGATCGCCCAACCGCGCGGCGAGAGATCGCGCTTGAACTCGGGGCGCATGCCATCTCCGCTCGCAAGCTCGATCTGCGCGCGAATGAGATCGACGCCGTAGGCAAGCTCCGTGACCGGATGCTCGACTTGAATGCGCGTGTTCATTTCCAGGAAATAAAACTTGCCCTCATCGACGAGAAACTCGACGGTGCCGGCGTTTTCGTAGCCGACCGAACGGGCTGCCGCGATCGCTGCCTGTCCGAGACGCGTGCGTAACGCATCGTCGATCGCGACCGAGGGCGCCTCTTCCAAAATTTTCTGATGGCGCCGCTGAATCGAACATTCGCGCTCGCCCATGTGTACGGTCGCGCCGAATTTGTCCGCGAGGACTTGCACTTCGATGTGCCGCGGCTTGCGCAGATATTTTTCGAGCAGGACGCGATCGTCGCCGAACGCGCTCTTAGCTTCACGTCGCGCTGCGTCGAGCGCTTCATCGAATTGCGCGATGTCCTCGACGATACGCATGCCGCGCCCGCCCCCGCCCGCGCTGGCCTTGATCAAGACCGGCGGCCCAATGCGTTGCGCTTCGGTGCGCAAGCGCGCGCTCGATTGATCGTCGCCGTCGTAGCCGGGAATCGTCGGAACGCCGTTTTTGCGCACGAGGCGCTTCGACTCGATCTTACTGCCCATTGCAGCGATAGCTTCCGTGGGCGGCCCAACGAACACGAGTCCGGCGTCGCGCACCGCCGACGCAAATGTCGCGCTTTCGGCGAGAAAACCATATCCCGGATGGACCGAATCCGCGTCCATCGCACGCGCCGCATCCAGGATCGCGCCGATGTTGAGATACGACTCGAGCGCGGGTGGCGGCCCGATGCGCGCGCTTTCGTTCATGACGCGACGATGGAATGCGCGCTCGTCGGCATCCGAATAGACGCCGAGCGGTACAATTTCCATCTCGCGGGCCGCGCGCGCGACGCGAACCGCGATCTCGCCGCGATTCGCGATGAGGAGGCGTCGAATCATTCGGATATCCAGCGCGGCTTGCGGCGTTCCAAAAACGCTCGCAGGCCCTCTTGGCCTTCCTCGCTGACGCGTTGCGCCGCGATTGCGCGCGCCGAAATCGCGCGCGTGTCATCATACGATGCGTCGCAAATGGCTGCCAGCGCGCGCTTCGCCGCGGTTACTGCCGTCGGACTTGCGGTCATCAATTCATCGAGCACGCGCGCAATCGTGTCGTCGAGCTCCGATTCCGGAACGACATGATGCACGAGACCGATGCTCAAAGCACGTTTGGCGTCGAAGCGCTCGCCCGTCAAGAACAATGCACGAGCCTGCGATAGTCCGATCTTGGCCACCACGAACGGAGCGATCGTTGCGGGAATGATTCCGATCTTCGTCTCGGTGAAGCCGAAGATCGATCCCTCAGCGGCTACGACGACGTCGGAGACGGCACACAAACCGGATGCGCCGGCGATGGCAGCGCCGTGGACGCGCGTGATAACCATCTTGCTGCAACGGTCGATCGCGCGATACATATCCGACATTGCCTCGGCATCGCGGCGATTCGCGTCCTCGCTGAGCTCGAGCGATGCGCGCATCCAATTGATATCGGCGCCGGCGCTGAACATCTTGCCTTCGCCGGATAAGACGACGGCCCGCAACTCCGGCCGGCGGTCGATGTCGGCAAAGGTCCGGCTGAGCTCGGCGATCAGCTCGGCATTGAATGCGTTCCGCACGTCGGGCCGGTTGAGCGTGACGCGAGCGACCGTGCCATTCCGTTCCACCGAGAGGCGTGCGAGAGGCTCCATGGGGCTGCGGCTTCTGCGCGAAGGTAAGGCGGCCTACCGCGGGCCTACCGCGAATAGCCTATCGTTGGCACTTGATGGAAACGGTTAATAAGCCGGTTTATCGCCACTCGGTCGCCGCACGTGCAACGCACTGGCTGTGGTTTGTTGCAATTCTCGTCCTTGTGACGAGCGGCTTGCAGATTTTCAACGCCGCGCCGTACCTTGACGCCTCCGATAAGAGCAATCCGGCAAGGCGCGTCCTCTCGTTCGATGCGCAGCAAGGTCCGCACGGATCGATCGGGACGACGACGATCTTCGGCCACGAGTTTCAGACGACGGGCTTGTTCGGCTACACCGATGACGGCGCGGGCGCGCAAGAAGAACGCGCTTTCCCGGGCTGGATCACGCTGCCAAATTATCAAGATCTTGCGGACGGACGCCGCTGGCATATCTTCTTTGCATGGGTGCTCGTCGTTGCGTGGTCGTCATACGTGATCTCGGCGGCGATCCGCGGCGATCTCAAAGACTTGATAGCACGTCCGTCCGATTTCAAAAAAGCGTTACCGATGCAGCTCTACTATCTCAAGCTGCGTCGCGATCCGCCCGAGCACGGCAAATACAATCCTTTGCAAAAGATCACGTACACGCTCGTGCTCTTCGTGCTCGTTCCGCTCATCATCCTCACGGGGCTTGCGCTCTCGCCGGGCGTTGATGCGATCGCCCGACCGCTTACAGCCGTGTTCGGCGGGCGTCAATTCGCCCGATTGTGGCACTTCACGTTCATGGCGCTGCTGATCATGTATTTCGGCGTGCACATGTTCTTCGTGATCACGACGCGGCCGATCGAGAATCTCAAGTCGATGATCACGGGTTGGTATCGGCTCGGCAAACACGACGGAGTCGGACCGTGAAGCGCGGCTTCTTCCTCGCATCGCTTGGGCTAACGGGATGCGGCTATCATCTCGGCAACAAGCTCAACGAAACGACGTGGATTCACAACGCGCTCGGCGTCGTTCAGCCGCTCGATCACCGCATCATCGGGACGCGCGGAATGGCTCGTCTTTATACGGACGTGGCAGTCGACCGTGATTTTCGCACGAACGGTTTCGATCCGCCGATGACGACGGAATATACGCGCTGGGCGACGGACGATTTTCGCGGCTATAAGCTGATCGTCGACGGACTGGTCGATCGGCCGCAAGCGTTCACGCTTGCGGAACTGCGCGCGATGCCGCAGCTGACGCAAATCACACGCCACGATTGCGTCGAAGGATGGAGTGCGATCGGCAAATGGTCCGGCGTCCGACTCGGCGATGCAATCGCGATGGCGATGCCGCAGCACGGCGCGCGCTACGCGGTGTTCCATTGTATGGATACGACCTCCGACATGTCGCTCTACTACGAGAGCCTCGACTTGCACGAAGCAGCGCATCCGCAGACCGTGCTTGCTCTCAAACTGAACGACGCGTCCCTCGATCCCGCGCACGGCGCACCGGTGCGGTTACGCGTTCCCACGCAACTCGGCTACAAGAGCGCGAAATGGGTGCGGCGCATCGAGCTCGTTGCGTCATTCTCCGCGATCGGCGAAGGCAAAGGCGGCTATTGGGAAGATAACGGCTACGAGTGGTACGCTGGAATTTAGGCTCCTAGATTGTGCCGAACGATTGCGCGGCTCGGCGTGGGTCGAGCCACGATTTCGAATCCCGCACGCTTGAACGTCGATAGCAATCCGACGTACACGGGTTGTCTTGTTACGTAGGGGTATGCTTCGAGCGCGGGTGCTTTTGCGCGCTTAGCTTCCTTGACCGCGGCGGCGATCAATGCCGACACGATGCCTTTACGACGGTAGCCCTTCCGCACGTAAGAGCACGAGAGTGACCAAACGGGCAAATCGTCAACTCGTGGTGAGACGCGTCGTTGATCGAGAATTGGGAGGTCGGCGCGCGGCGTCACCTGGCACCAGCCAACCGCGAGCTCACCCTCAAAGGCGAGCAATCCCGGCGGCGGACCGTGCTTGACGATGCGCCCGAACGCGCGTTTGTTCTCAGAGCGTTCGCGCTTCTTGTACTCTTTGCCGATGCGCCAGTACATGCACCAGCAGCCGTCCGTTGCGCCACGCGGGCCGAAGAGATCCTCGAGCGCCGGCCAGAGATCGGGCGTCAGAGGACGAACCCTAAGCATGGGAGGCACTACGATACGTGATGACACTCTTCCGGGTCAGCATCGAGGTCGCCGGTATCGATGAAGCGACCGCGTTCTATTCAGAGCTGCTCGACATGCCGGGGAAACGCCATCCCGGCGCGCGCCATTATTTTGATATCGGTGAGGTAACACTGTCGGTCCTCGACGTCTCGGCGGGCGGCGAAAATCCACAACCGTGCCCGACTCTCTATTTCGCGGTCGACGACGTCCATGCCGCGCACAAGCGTGCAAAGGCGCTCGACGCTCTCGCGACGTTCATGGTGCACGACGAACCGGCAAGTGAAGTACTCGAGCGTCCGTGGGGCGAGCGCTCGTTCTACGTCATCGATCCTTGGGGAAACCAGCTTTGCTTCGTCGAGCAAGGCACGCTTTATACTTAGAGCAGCGCCGGATATCCGATGAGCTCGGCCTCGCGTTCGTACTCGAGCACGACCGCGTAGGCTGATTCGTCTGCGAGCTCGACGGCGCCGAGCATCAGTGGTTCGCAGATCTCGCGACCCTGCGGATCGTGAATCACGCTTGTCAGCGTTTGGCGTAGGATGCGAAAGATGCTCGCGTCGATCCGTGCGGAGGTTGCAAAGGGTGGCGCCGGCGACGCTGGCGTCTCAGCGATCACACGCGTTTCGGCAACAGCATCAGGTCGATAGCGCTGCAAGAGTGCGTACGTAACGCAATCGACGGCTGCTGCGTCCACCTGACCGGCCGCGACGAGCTCGATGCTCGCGGCGTGACTGCCACTTACGACTCGTTCTTCGAAGAAACGCCCGTCGCGATGATATGACGCGAAGAGGCGTCGCGGCAGATTCATACCTGAATTGGAATCAGGTTCGTTGATCGCGAATGTGCCGCCACGCAGAGATTCGATATCACGCGCGTTCGAGCTCGCCCGTACGACGATGAAACTGCGATGTAAGCGGCCGTCACATCCGGGCGCCGTGTAGCATGGGATTCCCAGCACGTGAAATTGCGTACGCGCGGTCGTGAAGATCGGATAGCCGCAGGTTTGCGTGAAAAGACACTTGCTGTTCCAATCGACGCCGTACGGTACGTCGCGGTCCAGCCGCTGCGGAAGGTCTTCGATCCCGCGTTCGGCGAGCTTGGTGCGGAGCGCAGTCCAAAACGCATCCGTCGCTTCGCGAATTTCCGGCAGATCGTACCACGGCATGCTTGCAAAGAGCTGTTGCGGTACCGACCATGTCTTTTCCGGAGCGAGCGTCATGGTCGCGTTTTCAGGCGTGACGATCGCCGCGTCCTGCAAAGTTATCGCGCTCCCTCGACTACGGCGCTACGCGCCTACGCTCGGGATGACAAAAGGGCAATCGCTTTGTCGACGTCGGCATCTTGCGAGTCGCCGACGACGGTCGTGTGCAGCCTGCCGTTGCGATCGAATATCATTTGCGTAGGCCAATACTGGACGCCGTACGTGTTCCATAACTTCGAGTTGTTGTCGATTGCAACGGGCCAGGTGATGCCGAGCCGCTTGAGGTTGGCGACGACGTTCGCACGGTCGCGCTCGTAGGGCGTCTCCGGCGTGTGTACGCCGATGATGACGAGATCGGAGCTGGGCTTCGTGCGATGAAGCGTGCGCAGATTCGGCGTGACGTTCTGACAATTCCAGCACGCAAACGTGAAGACGTCGACGAGCACGACGCGGCCCTGCAACGATTCTGCGGTCGGCCGCACGTCGAGCCAGTCGCCGTAGGCTAGAATCGGATCGAGCGTTCGCGCGGCCGCGTTCGCTCCTCGCGGCCGCGCAAATGTGAGCGCTCCGGTAAGGAGCGTTGCCGCTACTAAGGCATCGCGGCGCGTCACCCTAGTGCTTTTCATGGAGCAACGTGAAGATGCCATGATCGCTGTGCAGCCGTCCGTCGCGCGACAGGTTCGCAAGTTCGACAGTCACGGTCTCGCGTGTACTTCCGATCAGCGAAGCAATATCGGCGTGCGTGAGACGAACGTCGATGCGCGTTCCCTCGGCGGTTTCGACACCGTGCTCGGCTGCGAGACGCTCGAAGAGATTGATCAAACGGTCCGCAACCTTCGCATACGCGAGATCCTCGATCGTCGCCGACGCGTCGTCGAGCCGGTCGTGTACGATCTTGGCAACGTTCAGTGCAAGTTCGGGATCGCGCGACAGCAGTTCGAACAGATCGTCGGCGCGTGCCGTACACACCAGCGCTTCGCCGATCGTCGTTGCGACGGTCGTGCGTTGACCTTTTGCGAACAATGTCTCTTCGCCGAAGATGTCGCCTGCGCCGAGGATCGCGACCGTGATCTCTTTGCCGTCGGGTGTGATCCGCGAGATGCGGATGTTACCGCGCTTGACGAGGTACACGAGCCGTGTCGGGTCGCCTTGCTCGAAGATCGCGGTCTTGGCCGGATACAGAACGGTCGTGAAGATGTGCGCCGTGTCATCGACGCGATCACCAACGCCGGAGAACAGCCGGTTGTTCTTGAGGTAGAAGACTTTGTTCTCGCTCATTTTGAAGGCAATCACCCGCTCACTCTAAGGCAGGCGAGCGCGGCGCTTCCGTAAGCCGGCTTACGGCCCCGTTCTTCTCGAGCTCGGCGACCCGCGAGCGGAGCTGCTCGTTTTCGGTCCGCAGGTTGATGAGTTCTTCGAGATGCTGCGCAAGCTCGCGGGTTCGGAGGTTAGAAAATCCAATCGCAGCGCTCGCAGCCAAACGTTCGAGCGCTCGCGTCTCGTCGGGGTCGATATCGACGCCGCTCATCTCAAGTCCGTAGATCGCGACGAACGGCGAGCCGCCGTCGACGTCGATCGGAACCGCGACGCGCGGCGCAACGGCTTTGAGGTCCGGCGACCACGGCAGGTAGTCGCGCTCCGAGAGAAATTGCGCAATGCCTTGTTGGATGACGCGCTGCAGCGCCGGGTCGTCTTGCGGAATCGAGGTTGCGCTCGGAGGCCAATGCGTGTCGGCGACGACCGTGAAATGATCGCCGCGCTGTTCGAACAGCACGGCGCAACGGAGCCGCAGCGCCTGCTGTACGGCTGAGGTCAGCGCGTATTCGATGCGATCGCGATCCAGCGCGTGCGGGATCTCGCGCGCAAGCACGTCGAGACTGTCGTGCGCAAAGAGACGGTCACGGAAGAGCATGCGGTCGACGACGAACCGGACCGTGTCGCGAATCTTTCCGAAAAATGTTCCGAAGACGAGCGTGATGGCAATGATGATCGCGTACGCGAGGTTCGTGTTCATCACGAACCAGTAGCTGAAGCCCTCTTCGGCGAGGCCGACGATGCCGACGACGGCGGCCATCATCGCCGCATAAACGAGCGCGCGATTGACGAGGAAGTCGATCCCCATCATGTGATAACGCGTCGCCCCGTAGAAGACGATTAGCGCG of the Candidatus Baltobacteraceae bacterium genome contains:
- a CDS encoding MOSC domain-containing protein, with the translated sequence MIPEHSPQVVSINIGQVKTIEYRGKPIRTAILKTPYDGRLRLEGVNLRGDDQADRRVHGGPERAAYAYALEDYLWWQDRLGRTIPHGKFGENLTLSGVDISGALIGERWHIGNAVVQVTSPRVPCYKLGFVMNDQRFVKRFADALRPGAYLGIVQEGDVGPGDAVEVIYKPDHKLTLREMMRIYFFDHERLSEMLVPELPTGWRDWVKTETAPPD
- a CDS encoding hydroxymethylglutaryl-CoA lyase — translated: MSALSLTNLPPRVKVVEVGPRDGLQNEKAHIPTADKIRYIDLLTDSGLAVIEATSFVSPKAIPQLSDADEVYRTIKKRDGVTYLVLVPNEKGLNRAIDAGVRSIAVFTAASETFTKRNINMSIEESLDVFGAVTRRAREAGMWVRGYISTCFGCPYEGKVPVENVVRVAESLAEMGIDEISIGDTIGVATPNQVVELSAALQTHLPVERLAMHFHDTRGTALANIVAALEMQIATFDASSGGLGGCPYAPGASGNVATEDVLYLLHGMGIETGVDLDKVRLASRTLAGALDHELTSKTYKALEAAAAG
- a CDS encoding biotin carboxylase N-terminal domain-containing protein, translating into MIRRLLIANRGEIAVRVARAAREMEIVPLGVYSDADERAFHRRVMNESARIGPPPALESYLNIGAILDAARAMDADSVHPGYGFLAESATFASAVRDAGLVFVGPPTEAIAAMGSKIESKRLVRKNGVPTIPGYDGDDQSSARLRTEAQRIGPPVLIKASAGGGGRGMRIVEDIAQFDEALDAARREAKSAFGDDRVLLEKYLRKPRHIEVQVLADKFGATVHMGERECSIQRRHQKILEEAPSVAIDDALRTRLGQAAIAAARSVGYENAGTVEFLVDEGKFYFLEMNTRIQVEHPVTELAYGVDLIRAQIELASGDGMRPEFKRDLSPRGWAIEVRLYAEDPSTFLPSSGTVTRWIAPEGPGIRVDSGIAPGSEVGVWYDPMLAKIIAWGGSREAAIRRLSCALDELEISGVRTNLPLLQWILRDEAFNAGATSTNFLNERLPEGFDAASEDVDDDDILGAAAAALRDGASWRVGSTGIPLDLSVGGRTVRLRASLIEGDRWKISGDISGEVALGDTNSARYTLAAPPRSDVDVHATGGGDGTVVAPMPGKIVAVAVQEGEEVEERALLVVLEAMKMEHRIEAPVAGTVREIAVAPGALVAAGERLVTIT
- a CDS encoding enoyl-CoA hydratase-related protein; this encodes MEPLARLSVERNGTVARVTLNRPDVRNAFNAELIAELSRTFADIDRRPELRAVVLSGEGKMFSAGADINWMRASLELSEDANRRDAEAMSDMYRAIDRCSKMVITRVHGAAIAGASGLCAVSDVVVAAEGSIFGFTETKIGIIPATIAPFVVAKIGLSQARALFLTGERFDAKRALSIGLVHHVVPESELDDTIARVLDELMTASPTAVTAAKRALAAICDASYDDTRAISARAIAAQRVSEEGQEGLRAFLERRKPRWISE
- a CDS encoding cytochrome b/b6 domain-containing protein, yielding METVNKPVYRHSVAARATHWLWFVAILVLVTSGLQIFNAAPYLDASDKSNPARRVLSFDAQQGPHGSIGTTTIFGHEFQTTGLFGYTDDGAGAQEERAFPGWITLPNYQDLADGRRWHIFFAWVLVVAWSSYVISAAIRGDLKDLIARPSDFKKALPMQLYYLKLRRDPPEHGKYNPLQKITYTLVLFVLVPLIILTGLALSPGVDAIARPLTAVFGGRQFARLWHFTFMALLIMYFGVHMFFVITTRPIENLKSMITGWYRLGKHDGVGP
- a CDS encoding molybdopterin-dependent oxidoreductase, with amino-acid sequence MKRGFFLASLGLTGCGYHLGNKLNETTWIHNALGVVQPLDHRIIGTRGMARLYTDVAVDRDFRTNGFDPPMTTEYTRWATDDFRGYKLIVDGLVDRPQAFTLAELRAMPQLTQITRHDCVEGWSAIGKWSGVRLGDAIAMAMPQHGARYAVFHCMDTTSDMSLYYESLDLHEAAHPQTVLALKLNDASLDPAHGAPVRLRVPTQLGYKSAKWVRRIELVASFSAIGEGKGGYWEDNGYEWYAGI
- a CDS encoding GNAT family N-acetyltransferase, producing MLRVRPLTPDLWPALEDLFGPRGATDGCWCMYWRIGKEYKKRERSENKRAFGRIVKHGPPPGLLAFEGELAVGWCQVTPRADLPILDQRRVSPRVDDLPVWSLSCSYVRKGYRRKGIVSALIAAAVKEAKRAKAPALEAYPYVTRQPVYVGLLSTFKRAGFEIVARPTPSRAIVRHNLGA
- a CDS encoding VOC family protein — its product is MTLFRVSIEVAGIDEATAFYSELLDMPGKRHPGARHYFDIGEVTLSVLDVSAGGENPQPCPTLYFAVDDVHAAHKRAKALDALATFMVHDEPASEVLERPWGERSFYVIDPWGNQLCFVEQGTLYT
- a CDS encoding PhnD/SsuA/transferrin family substrate-binding protein; the encoded protein is MQDAAIVTPENATMTLAPEKTWSVPQQLFASMPWYDLPEIREATDAFWTALRTKLAERGIEDLPQRLDRDVPYGVDWNSKCLFTQTCGYPIFTTARTQFHVLGIPCYTAPGCDGRLHRSFIVVRASSNARDIESLRGGTFAINEPDSNSGMNLPRRLFASYHRDGRFFEERVVSGSHAASIELVAAGQVDAAAVDCVTYALLQRYRPDAVAETRVIAETPASPAPPFATSARIDASIFRILRQTLTSVIHDPQGREICEPLMLGAVELADESAYAVVLEYEREAELIGYPALL
- a CDS encoding thioredoxin-like domain-containing protein, which produces MTRRDALVAATLLTGALTFARPRGANAAARTLDPILAYGDWLDVRPTAESLQGRVVLVDVFTFACWNCQNVTPNLRTLHRTKPSSDLVIIGVHTPETPYERDRANVVANLKRLGITWPVAIDNNSKLWNTYGVQYWPTQMIFDRNGRLHTTVVGDSQDADVDKAIALLSSRA
- a CDS encoding Crp/Fnr family transcriptional regulator — encoded protein: MSENKVFYLKNNRLFSGVGDRVDDTAHIFTTVLYPAKTAIFEQGDPTRLVYLVKRGNIRISRITPDGKEITVAILGAGDIFGEETLFAKGQRTTVATTIGEALVCTARADDLFELLSRDPELALNVAKIVHDRLDDASATIEDLAYAKVADRLINLFERLAAEHGVETAEGTRIDVRLTHADIASLIGSTRETVTVELANLSRDGRLHSDHGIFTLLHEKH